In Denticeps clupeoides chromosome 1, fDenClu1.1, whole genome shotgun sequence, a single window of DNA contains:
- the LOC114799267 gene encoding E3 ubiquitin-protein ligase RNF19A-like isoform X2: MTSFSFVALDNDPDTMRVEMSCGHAVTSESLTQWCRSVLEQGQYKFTCPAIKDNTTVKCNAAWPYEEVRRVALLTDEEQVNFEETIARIAASEYFEYKSCPGCRSFIMRKDMSNMCVHCTICSAEKGKTFYFCWQCLRKWKGPAPRSDHCNNEGCINPDVQRLKNCISVTLTQVENVVCPSMRACPTCGRLVEHSGQACKNMRCMRCQVEFCFICLKTKSVCSKTSWPYKACPGGVAPPQEAIPVWKK; encoded by the exons ATGACATCA TTTTCTTTTGTAGCATTGGATAATGATCCAGACACCATGAGGGTGGAGATGTCATGTGGTCATGCTGTCACATCAGAATCCCTGACTCAGTGGTGTCGCAGTGTACTAGAGCag GGCCAGTACAAGTTCACATGTCCTGCAATAAAAGATAACACAACAGTCAAATGTAATGCAGCCTGGCCATATGAAGAAGTCCGAAGGGTTGCCCTTCTAACTGATGAAGAGCAGGTGAACTTTGAAGAAACGATTGCAAGAATTGCTGCTTCTGAGTACTTTGAGTATAAATCA TGTCCAGGTTGTCGGTCTTTTATTATGAGAAAAGACATGTCCAATATGTGTGTGCACTGCACCATCTGCTCGGCCGAGAAAGGGAAAACCTTCTACTTCTGCTGGCAGTGCCTTCGGAAATGGAAAGGACCCGCCCCTCGCAGTGACCACTGCAACAACGAGGGTTGCATAAATCCGGATGTCCAGAGGCTGAAAAATTGTATTAGTGTAACTCTCACTCAGGTTGAAAATGTTGTCTGCCCCTCAATGCGTGCCTGTCCAACATGTGGCCGCTTGGTAGAGCACAGTGGACAAGCTTGCAAAAACATGCGGTGCATGAGGTGTCAGGTGGAGTTCTGCTTTATTTGCTTGAAAACAAAAAGTGTTTGTTCAAAAACCAGCTGGCCGTACAAAGCCTGTCCTGGTGGTGTAGCTCCTCCCCAGGAAGCAATTCCTGTGTGGAAAAAATAA
- the LOC114799267 gene encoding E3 ubiquitin-protein ligase RNF19A-like isoform X1, with amino-acid sequence MQQLSGGYYEPPLKFVNRPDDITLDNDPDTMRVEMSCGHAVTSESLTQWCRSVLEQGQYKFTCPAIKDNTTVKCNAAWPYEEVRRVALLTDEEQVNFEETIARIAASEYFEYKSCPGCRSFIMRKDMSNMCVHCTICSAEKGKTFYFCWQCLRKWKGPAPRSDHCNNEGCINPDVQRLKNCISVTLTQVENVVCPSMRACPTCGRLVEHSGQACKNMRCMRCQVEFCFICLKTKSVCSKTSWPYKACPGGVAPPQEAIPVWKK; translated from the exons ATGCAGCAGCTGTCCGGGGGATATTATGAACCTCCACTGAAATTTGTTAATCGGCCTGATGACATCA CATTGGATAATGATCCAGACACCATGAGGGTGGAGATGTCATGTGGTCATGCTGTCACATCAGAATCCCTGACTCAGTGGTGTCGCAGTGTACTAGAGCag GGCCAGTACAAGTTCACATGTCCTGCAATAAAAGATAACACAACAGTCAAATGTAATGCAGCCTGGCCATATGAAGAAGTCCGAAGGGTTGCCCTTCTAACTGATGAAGAGCAGGTGAACTTTGAAGAAACGATTGCAAGAATTGCTGCTTCTGAGTACTTTGAGTATAAATCA TGTCCAGGTTGTCGGTCTTTTATTATGAGAAAAGACATGTCCAATATGTGTGTGCACTGCACCATCTGCTCGGCCGAGAAAGGGAAAACCTTCTACTTCTGCTGGCAGTGCCTTCGGAAATGGAAAGGACCCGCCCCTCGCAGTGACCACTGCAACAACGAGGGTTGCATAAATCCGGATGTCCAGAGGCTGAAAAATTGTATTAGTGTAACTCTCACTCAGGTTGAAAATGTTGTCTGCCCCTCAATGCGTGCCTGTCCAACATGTGGCCGCTTGGTAGAGCACAGTGGACAAGCTTGCAAAAACATGCGGTGCATGAGGTGTCAGGTGGAGTTCTGCTTTATTTGCTTGAAAACAAAAAGTGTTTGTTCAAAAACCAGCTGGCCGTACAAAGCCTGTCCTGGTGGTGTAGCTCCTCCCCAGGAAGCAATTCCTGTGTGGAAAAAATAA
- the LOC114799267 gene encoding uncharacterized protein LOC114799267 isoform X3 — translation MQQLSGGYYEPPLKFVNRPDDITLDNDPDTMRVEMSCGHAVTSESLTQWCRSVLEQGQYKFTCPAIKDNTTVKCNAAWPYEEVRRVALLTDEEQVNFEETIARIAASEYFEYKSLESTQFFSSVQVVGLLL, via the exons ATGCAGCAGCTGTCCGGGGGATATTATGAACCTCCACTGAAATTTGTTAATCGGCCTGATGACATCA CATTGGATAATGATCCAGACACCATGAGGGTGGAGATGTCATGTGGTCATGCTGTCACATCAGAATCCCTGACTCAGTGGTGTCGCAGTGTACTAGAGCag GGCCAGTACAAGTTCACATGTCCTGCAATAAAAGATAACACAACAGTCAAATGTAATGCAGCCTGGCCATATGAAGAAGTCCGAAGGGTTGCCCTTCTAACTGATGAAGAGCAGGTGAACTTTGAAGAAACGATTGCAAGAATTGCTGCTTCTGAGTACTTTGAGTATAAATCA CTAGAATCAACGCAATTTTTCTCTAGTGTCCAGGTTGTCGGTCTTTTATTATGA